The Calliopsis andreniformis isolate RMS-2024a chromosome 5, iyCalAndr_principal, whole genome shotgun sequence nucleotide sequence CTGGTTCGGTCTCCCGACGTTGGGCAAAAGTTGACCAAGCATGGTCGACATAGCCACAACCCGGGGGACGATGCGGTCGAAGTGTCCTTCAAAGCACCAGCGGCTATCGATGTCCAGGCCGAGGTACTTGAACCTTCCCCCGACTCGAACCTTCCCCTCTGGATGCAGGCATCACCCACCCAGATCCGACCCTGGGGGGTACGCCGCCACAGAGGCAGACCGTGAAACCAGATTACCTCAgtcttttgcggcgagatcCGAAGCCTCAAGGTTCGGATCCTGGCGACGACCAGGGCCAAGGCCATCTCGGTCAGacggacagtcctcgtccatTCCCTCCCCACCACTACGAGGAGCGTGTCATCCGCGTAGCAAACTACTCTTGCTCCGGTGGGGAGGGGCCCGCGCAGCACGGAGTCATACTTCAGGTCCCAAAAGAATGGTCCTAATACGGAACCCTGAGGTACGCCCCGGCTGAGCACTCACCGCTGGGTGCCATCCCGGGccgggaattcgatttccctgtTCCGCAGGTAATCCGACACCACGGCTTGTAGGTAGGGCGGCACACGCCCTAGCAGGGAGTGGccagggcagggagttaaatGCGTTGGCGATGTCCAAACCTATCGCCAACGCAACCCCACCCTGGGTGTCCATTGAGGGATTTGACGCGATCGATCGCGTCTAGCGTCGATCTTCCCCTACGGAAGCCGTACTGGCAGTCCGTTACACCAGGACCGTCACGGGACACTGCCTCCTCGAGTTGGCGGACGAACACTCGCTCGAACAACTTGCCGACTTCATCGAGGAGGCATATGGGCCGGTACGCGGAGGGCGAATCCGCGGGCTTTCCGTGCTTTGGGACGAGGACATCCAGACGACCCCAAATCATAcctaggcagctttaaccagctccttggccttCCCTTGATCCACATCAGCATTGATCATCACTGCCATCTGCGCggattataaataattaatattcgaTTGATATATAGAACTTCGTGACCATTACTAACTCATATACTTATAAGAATGTCTTTCATCAAAAGACTGAAATTTATACGATTATAAGAATAGAATTAAACATTTTAGTAGTGTAAAATATTTAGGTTAATAAATCGTCCTGTCTTAGTGTAAAGAGAAATCATATTCTATGAAATTTATTATGTCTTCTAATGGCCggttcaaataaaaatttgtatcgCTTATGTTGTCATTATATTGTAATTAGGATTtattctttttaattaattttccatAGTGTTTCCAAATACCATCTATTTCAACGTTACAGAAGCCTTCCTTACTTTTAACTGGTTtattagattgaatattgtgccgtTGCGCATAGAGCTGTCCCC carries:
- the LOC143179669 gene encoding uncharacterized protein LOC143179669, whose translation is MIWGRLDVLVPKHGKPADSPSAYRPICLLDEVGKLFERVFVRQLEEAVSRDGPGVTDCQYGFRRGRSTLDAIDRVKSLNGHPGWGCGVCRPTYKPWCRITCGTGKSNSRPGMAPSGPFFWDLKYDSVLRGPLPTGARVVCYADDTLLVVVGREWTRTVRLTEMALALVVARIRTLRLRISPQKTEVIWFHGLPLWRRTPQGRIWVGDACIQRGRTLRPHRPPGCGYVDHAWSTFAQRRETEPEGTPPICGSGADHGPIWVPRLGPRPGGQPERAAHVAIRVVRSYRILSHEMTAVLAIVVPFDIQMEASADVYRRLQALRLAGDGPPDMSVESEMRRQSRRSTRECPALTAGWTVSTTGSPTG